From the Coleofasciculus sp. FACHB-1120 genome, one window contains:
- a CDS encoding O-acetyl-ADP-ribose deacetylase, whose translation MILNKIAIVQGDITQQKVDAIVNAANTSLLGGGGVDGAIHRAAGSELLSECRQLKGCATGEAKITKGYNLPTKWVIHTVGPIWRGGDRQEDELLARCYRSSLALADQYEIHSIAFPAISTGVYGFPLERATRIAVTEVKKFLERTTSIEQAIFVCFGDSAYNSYSAAIKEII comes from the coding sequence ATGATTTTAAATAAAATTGCAATCGTTCAAGGTGATATAACTCAGCAAAAAGTAGATGCGATTGTCAATGCAGCGAATACCTCCTTACTCGGTGGTGGCGGCGTCGATGGGGCAATTCACCGCGCCGCTGGATCGGAATTGTTGTCAGAATGTCGCCAATTGAAGGGCTGTGCTACTGGTGAAGCAAAGATTACAAAAGGTTATAATCTCCCCACCAAGTGGGTAATTCACACAGTTGGCCCAATTTGGCGGGGAGGCGATCGCCAGGAAGATGAGCTGCTAGCTAGATGTTATCGCAGTTCTCTAGCTTTGGCGGATCAATACGAAATACACAGCATTGCCTTCCCAGCTATTAGCACAGGTGTCTATGGGTTCCCGCTAGAACGCGCCACTAGAATTGCTGTAACTGAAGTTAAGAAGTTTTTGGAGCGTACTACCTCGATAGAGCAGGCGATTTTCGTTTGCTTTGGGGATAGTGCCTATAATTCTTACTCAGCTGCGATAAAAGAAATTATTTAA
- a CDS encoding fasciclin domain-containing protein produces the protein MTNQKRNSLIKQLASLMGVIGASAFIGLPAGAQVNPNPEILQSDVFSKPPYNRGGSAQSTPRTVTPTPSQGAQPKPSSTDRMMQSPSNSTQPPATEGMMPAPGEGPDPAATQGTMPSSSNLVALAAQNGSFKILTAALEAAGLTETLEQQGPFTVFAPTDAAFAALPAGTVEKLLKPENKAMLVQILTYHVIPGKVSSSQLKSGEVTTVEGSPVTVKVGNDGVMVGNAKVSQANIEATNGVIHVIDKVIMPPMPTK, from the coding sequence ATGACCAATCAAAAACGCAACAGTTTGATTAAACAGTTGGCTAGCCTGATGGGAGTTATCGGTGCTAGTGCCTTCATAGGTCTGCCAGCTGGTGCCCAGGTGAATCCCAACCCTGAAATTCTTCAGTCAGACGTTTTCAGCAAGCCACCCTACAATCGCGGTGGCAGCGCTCAGTCAACCCCAAGAACCGTAACCCCTACACCTAGTCAAGGCGCTCAGCCGAAGCCATCTTCTACCGACCGGATGATGCAATCCCCCAGCAACAGCACTCAGCCCCCTGCCACAGAAGGGATGATGCCAGCCCCTGGTGAAGGTCCTGACCCAGCTGCTACACAAGGGACGATGCCCTCAAGTAGCAATTTGGTTGCGCTTGCTGCCCAAAATGGTTCATTCAAAATTCTGACTGCTGCTTTGGAAGCCGCAGGTTTGACGGAAACCCTCGAACAACAAGGGCCTTTCACGGTTTTTGCACCGACTGATGCAGCATTTGCAGCTTTACCCGCAGGCACTGTCGAAAAGTTGCTGAAACCAGAAAATAAAGCGATGTTGGTTCAGATTTTGACCTACCACGTCATTCCCGGCAAAGTGAGTTCTTCCCAGTTGAAGTCTGGAGAAGTGACGACAGTTGAAGGCAGCCCAGTTACCGTTAAGGTTGGAAACGATGGCGTGATGGTGGGGAACGCCAAGGTCTCTCAGGCTAACATCGAAGCCACCAATGGCGTCATTCATGTAATTGACAAGGTGATTATGCCACCGATGCCGACTAAGTAA
- a CDS encoding RNA polymerase sigma factor, RpoD/SigA family, with protein MPTANTQKKTTKQPTFTADMVRTYLHEIGRVPLLTHEQEIVFGKQVQQMMALLEAKETLAETLQREPTHQEWADHVSLSEPELDRIVNLGTRAKRKMIEANLRLVVAIAKKYQKRNMEFLDLIQEGTLGLERGVEKFDPMRGYKFSTYAYWWIRQAITRAIAQQARAIRLPIHITEKLNKIKRVQRELAQTLGRSATPGEIAKALDLEPALIREYLNIARQPISLDVRVGDNQDTELQDLLEDEGPTPDHYMTQESLRQDLDDLLAELTPQQREVLTLRFGLNDGNELSLAKVGERLSLSRERVRQLEHQALAHLRRRQANVREYIAAS; from the coding sequence ATGCCCACTGCCAACACCCAAAAAAAGACGACTAAACAACCCACGTTTACGGCTGATATGGTTCGCACCTATCTGCATGAGATTGGGCGCGTGCCCCTGCTGACACACGAACAAGAGATTGTATTCGGCAAGCAGGTGCAGCAAATGATGGCGCTGCTAGAGGCGAAGGAGACCTTGGCTGAGACATTGCAGCGGGAACCGACTCATCAAGAGTGGGCAGACCATGTTAGCTTGAGTGAACCCGAACTCGACCGGATAGTTAACCTGGGAACGCGGGCGAAGCGCAAGATGATAGAAGCTAACTTGCGTCTAGTGGTCGCGATCGCGAAGAAGTACCAGAAGCGTAACATGGAATTCCTGGATTTGATTCAGGAAGGTACTCTCGGCTTGGAACGCGGCGTCGAGAAATTTGACCCGATGCGCGGTTACAAGTTTTCGACCTACGCCTACTGGTGGATTCGCCAAGCGATTACTCGCGCGATCGCTCAACAAGCCCGGGCGATTCGTTTACCCATCCACATCACCGAAAAGCTTAACAAAATTAAGCGGGTGCAACGTGAACTAGCTCAGACACTGGGTCGCAGTGCTACCCCTGGTGAAATCGCGAAGGCGTTGGATTTAGAACCCGCGTTGATCCGCGAGTACTTAAATATCGCCCGTCAACCAATTTCTCTGGATGTGCGCGTCGGCGATAACCAGGACACCGAACTGCAAGACCTTCTGGAAGATGAAGGTCCAACCCCTGACCATTATATGACCCAGGAGTCGTTGCGGCAAGACCTGGACGATCTTCTAGCAGAACTAACCCCACAGCAGCGGGAAGTCCTAACGCTGCGCTTTGGCTTGAACGATGGCAACGAGCTATCTCTAGCGAAAGTCGGCGAACGCCTAAGCCTCAGCCGCGAACGGGTACGCCAGCTAGAACACCAAGCCCTCGCCCATCTGCGCCGTCGTCAGGCGAATGTCCGCGAGTATATCGCTGCGAGTTAA
- a CDS encoding response regulator — protein sequence MTKILVIEDEVSIRENILELLEAEGFDAIEAENGQIGLQLAQAEIPDLILSDALMPELDGYGVLKALRSNPATATIPFIFLTAKAAKTDRRQGMELGADDYLTKPFTRAELLGAIAARMEKQAAIERHSQKKLDDLRSNISFSLPHELHTPLNGILCCSQMLIDEADSLEPQEILEMAVDIRTSAERLSKLVQNFLLFAQLELIGTDPLQIADLRQNSRTDSAKSAIAEAAIKKAKQVFRDMDLELDLQEAAVFISEPKLRKIVEELIDNACKFSSPNTAIRVVTRCENSTFILSVSNFGQGMTPEQIATIGAYMRFERKLASQQGSGLGLLIAKRLTELHAGELSIESISAQKTTVRVALPM from the coding sequence ATGACAAAGATTCTGGTAATTGAAGATGAAGTCTCTATCAGGGAGAACATTCTGGAGTTGTTAGAAGCAGAGGGATTTGACGCTATTGAAGCCGAAAATGGTCAAATAGGGTTGCAGTTAGCTCAAGCAGAAATTCCCGATTTAATTCTCTCCGATGCGCTAATGCCCGAACTCGACGGTTATGGTGTTCTGAAGGCACTTCGCTCTAACCCTGCCACCGCGACGATTCCCTTCATCTTTCTCACTGCCAAAGCCGCTAAAACCGATCGGCGTCAAGGAATGGAATTGGGTGCAGACGACTACCTCACCAAGCCATTCACCAGAGCAGAATTACTGGGAGCGATCGCAGCGCGGATGGAAAAACAGGCAGCGATTGAGCGACATTCGCAAAAAAAACTTGATGATTTACGCAGCAATATCTCCTTTTCTCTCCCTCACGAACTCCATACTCCCCTCAATGGCATTTTGTGTTGTTCGCAAATGTTAATTGATGAAGCCGACTCTCTAGAACCGCAAGAAATTCTAGAAATGGCAGTCGATATTCGTACCTCTGCCGAACGTTTATCTAAGTTAGTCCAGAATTTCTTGCTCTTCGCTCAATTAGAGCTAATCGGAACCGATCCGCTTCAAATAGCGGATCTCAGACAAAACAGTCGAACTGACTCAGCGAAGAGCGCGATCGCAGAAGCGGCAATTAAAAAAGCCAAGCAGGTTTTTCGAGACATGGATTTGGAATTAGATCTCCAAGAAGCTGCTGTCTTCATTTCAGAGCCAAAATTGCGAAAAATCGTGGAAGAACTGATAGACAATGCCTGTAAATTTTCGTCTCCCAACACCGCAATCCGCGTTGTCACTCGATGCGAAAATAGCACTTTTATACTGTCTGTAAGCAACTTCGGACAAGGGATGACACCAGAACAAATTGCGACAATTGGTGCCTATATGCGCTTTGAACGCAAGCTCGCTTCACAGCAAGGCTCTGGTTTGGGATTGCTTATTGCTAAACGTCTAACCGAACTCCACGCTGGGGAATTATCAATCGAGAGTATTTCCGCTCAAAAAACCACGGTGCGTGTTGCTCTGCCCATGTGA
- a CDS encoding GlsB/YeaQ/YmgE family stress response membrane protein yields the protein MGIIAWIVLGLIAGAIAKAIYPGHQGGGILATMVLGILGALVGGYLGQVLLGSSGGAAYGALTVPSIAFAVLGAMVLLFLWGLLTRQRA from the coding sequence ATGGGAATTATTGCTTGGATTGTTTTAGGTCTGATTGCGGGTGCGATTGCTAAAGCCATTTATCCCGGTCATCAAGGCGGCGGTATTCTCGCCACAATGGTATTAGGTATTTTAGGTGCCCTGGTTGGTGGATATTTAGGACAAGTTTTGCTGGGGTCATCGGGAGGCGCAGCTTACGGTGCGTTGACAGTACCGAGTATTGCTTTTGCTGTTCTGGGCGCAATGGTTCTACTATTCCTGTGGGGCTTGTTAACTCGGCAGAGAGCTTAA
- the speY gene encoding deoxyhypusine synthase: MSQLPGNKIAPVPMPTAINVVDLIDGYFSAYNSARLREMCHLLSRDVMREGVTVGVSLSGAMTPAGMGVGILAPLIRHGFIDWMISTGANLYHDMHFGLGFDLYAGNPFADDVKLREEGTIRIYDITFGYDVLLETDAFIRKILQAEPFQKRMGTAEFHYLLGKYVREVEKQLGVKNSCLLATAYECGVPIYTSSPGDSSIGMNVAALSLEGSNLVLDPSIDVNETAAIAYCARETGNPDVEGKSAAVIIGGGSPKNFLLQTQPQLHEVLGLEERGHDYFVQVTDARPDTGGLSGATPSEAVSWGKIDPEELPSTIVCYTDSTIALPLIAAYVMNQCQPRPLKRLYDRREEMFSKLRTDYQAAKTQPLDKIPAAVVENASEQPVATYPCGRLIPNTQ; encoded by the coding sequence ATGTCACAACTGCCCGGTAACAAAATCGCACCCGTCCCGATGCCAACGGCAATTAATGTTGTCGATCTGATTGATGGTTATTTCAGCGCCTACAACTCAGCGCGTCTGCGGGAAATGTGTCACTTGCTCAGCCGAGACGTAATGCGTGAGGGCGTCACAGTGGGAGTCAGCCTATCAGGCGCGATGACCCCCGCCGGAATGGGTGTGGGAATTTTGGCTCCCCTGATTCGCCACGGTTTTATTGACTGGATGATCAGCACGGGTGCCAATCTTTACCACGATATGCATTTCGGATTAGGTTTCGACCTCTACGCGGGGAATCCGTTTGCAGATGATGTGAAACTGCGCGAAGAAGGCACCATTCGCATTTATGACATTACCTTTGGCTACGATGTGCTGCTGGAAACTGATGCCTTCATCCGAAAGATTTTGCAAGCAGAACCGTTCCAAAAACGGATGGGAACTGCTGAATTTCACTACCTGCTCGGCAAGTATGTCCGGGAAGTGGAAAAGCAATTGGGAGTGAAAAATTCCTGCTTATTAGCGACCGCCTATGAATGCGGTGTCCCCATTTATACTTCTTCTCCGGGAGATAGTTCGATTGGGATGAACGTAGCGGCATTGTCTCTGGAAGGCTCAAACTTAGTGTTAGATCCTTCCATCGATGTGAATGAAACCGCTGCGATCGCCTACTGCGCTCGTGAAACCGGCAACCCAGACGTAGAGGGCAAAAGCGCCGCCGTGATTATTGGCGGTGGCAGCCCCAAAAACTTTCTGCTGCAAACTCAACCACAACTTCACGAAGTGTTGGGACTAGAGGAACGAGGTCACGATTACTTCGTACAAGTCACCGATGCGCGTCCAGATACCGGCGGACTCTCTGGTGCAACACCTAGCGAAGCCGTTAGCTGGGGCAAAATTGACCCCGAAGAGTTACCCAGCACCATTGTCTGTTATACCGACAGCACAATTGCCCTGCCTCTCATTGCTGCCTACGTGATGAACCAATGTCAGCCCCGCCCCCTGAAGCGCCTCTACGATCGTCGAGAAGAAATGTTCTCAAAATTGCGGACGGACTATCAAGCAGCTAAAACCCAGCCCTTAGATAAAATTCCCGCCGCCGTTGTCGAAAATGCTTCTGAACAACCTGTAGCAACTTATCCCTGCGGCAGGCTAATTCCCAATACCCAATAG
- the cobO gene encoding cob(I)yrinic acid a,c-diamide adenosyltransferase — MTTPTPTDVNKNLESADLLETETSSLTPEQYQRKMQRRKEVQEQRVAKASQEKGLIIVNTGNGKGKTTAALGMVMRSLGHGYRVGIVQFIKGAWEPAEKAVLGRWEGQLEFHAMGEGFTWETQDQQRDIQKAHQAWETGLSFIRNPEFKLVLLDEINVALKLGYLSVEEVLAGLEEKPADSHVILTGRGAPAALIERADLVTEMTLVKHPFREQGVKAQPGIEF; from the coding sequence ATGACAACTCCTACCCCGACTGATGTAAATAAAAATTTAGAATCTGCTGACTTACTGGAGACAGAAACATCATCACTAACTCCAGAACAATACCAGCGCAAGATGCAGCGGCGCAAGGAAGTTCAAGAGCAGCGGGTGGCAAAGGCATCTCAAGAGAAAGGCTTAATTATTGTTAATACAGGCAATGGCAAGGGAAAGACCACTGCTGCTTTGGGGATGGTAATGCGATCGCTTGGTCACGGCTATCGAGTCGGGATCGTACAATTCATCAAAGGAGCCTGGGAACCTGCTGAGAAAGCTGTCCTCGGTCGCTGGGAAGGTCAGCTAGAGTTCCACGCGATGGGAGAAGGCTTCACTTGGGAAACTCAAGACCAACAGCGAGATATCCAGAAAGCGCATCAGGCTTGGGAAACTGGACTAAGCTTTATCCGCAATCCTGAATTTAAGTTAGTGCTGTTGGATGAAATCAACGTAGCTTTAAAACTCGGCTATTTGAGCGTTGAGGAAGTGCTAGCTGGCTTGGAGGAAAAGCCTGCGGATTCTCACGTGATTCTCACTGGCAGAGGTGCCCCCGCCGCCCTGATTGAGCGAGCCGACCTAGTAACGGAAATGACGCTCGTTAAGCATCCGTTCCGGGAACAAGGTGTCAAAGCGCAGCCAGGAATCGAATTTTGA
- a CDS encoding ATP-binding protein, which yields MSLTLSTPSEQGVDQLNLNLESTLQGLTLYEACIEYNHTAAEVLRLFEEKPLLPGLILMDKNQLVGMISRRRFFEYLSRRYSLELLSKRSLRSLYQFNHTEILVFPSYTSITAAVRESLKRSPELIYEPIIVQTAPGIYKLLDVHQLLLAQSEVHEITMAAYKQMGLALQQAKNQLLAVLDAVPGFVSWISSDLQYLGVNQHLAASFNLSSEEFVGQELSCFDSSSNFSEFVEQFFASPTKTTSQEVTAEVDGKIKNYLMVAQKYNQDQAAVTVGIDITKRKQLEEELRASLEREKELGDLKSRFISMTSHEFRTPLSTILSSAELLEHYSNNWSEEKKLIHLHRIQFAVKHMIGLLEDVLIIGKAEAGRSDFQPKPLHLEEFCVELVRELQLNEEGSNEINLINHCKSISFCLDEKLLRHILSNLLSNAIKYSPEGSPVKLEIAQQKNAIVFQIEDKGIGIPLKDRQCLFESFHRAANVGNIPGTGLGLAIVKKCVELHGGEITVKSKVGVGTKFKVRLPLKSAVESRSPRPC from the coding sequence ATGTCTTTAACCTTATCAACCCCTTCTGAACAAGGTGTAGATCAACTTAATTTGAATTTGGAATCCACATTGCAGGGATTAACCCTGTATGAGGCTTGCATTGAATACAACCACACAGCCGCAGAGGTTCTCAGGCTTTTCGAGGAAAAACCGCTACTACCGGGTTTGATCCTCATGGATAAAAACCAACTCGTCGGGATGATCAGTCGCAGACGTTTTTTTGAATATCTGAGCCGTCGTTACAGCTTGGAGTTACTGTCGAAACGAAGTTTGCGATCACTCTATCAGTTTAATCATACCGAAATTCTAGTTTTTCCCAGTTACACTTCCATTACCGCAGCGGTGCGGGAGTCTTTGAAGCGATCGCCTGAATTAATCTATGAACCGATCATCGTACAAACGGCACCCGGAATTTATAAGTTGTTAGACGTGCATCAACTTCTGCTGGCTCAGTCGGAGGTGCATGAAATTACAATGGCAGCCTATAAGCAAATGGGATTGGCGCTGCAACAGGCAAAAAACCAGCTTTTAGCCGTCTTAGATGCTGTGCCTGGATTTGTCTCCTGGATTAGTTCGGATTTACAATACCTGGGCGTCAACCAGCATTTAGCTGCATCCTTTAACTTGTCTTCAGAGGAATTTGTCGGTCAGGAACTTAGTTGTTTTGACAGTAGTTCCAACTTTAGTGAATTTGTGGAACAATTTTTTGCTTCCCCAACCAAAACAACCTCTCAGGAAGTGACCGCAGAAGTTGACGGCAAAATCAAAAATTATCTCATGGTGGCGCAGAAATATAACCAAGATCAAGCGGCGGTCACAGTAGGAATTGATATTACCAAACGTAAGCAATTAGAAGAAGAACTGCGAGCATCACTTGAGCGAGAAAAAGAACTCGGCGACCTAAAATCCCGGTTTATCTCCATGACTTCCCACGAATTCCGCACTCCCCTAAGTACAATCCTCTCTTCTGCCGAATTATTAGAACACTACAGCAACAATTGGTCTGAAGAGAAAAAACTCATCCACCTCCATCGCATTCAATTCGCGGTTAAGCACATGATTGGGCTGCTAGAGGATGTATTAATCATTGGTAAAGCCGAAGCCGGACGGTCGGACTTTCAACCTAAACCGCTACATCTGGAAGAATTTTGTGTTGAATTAGTGAGAGAATTGCAACTAAATGAGGAGGGATCTAATGAGATTAATTTGATTAATCACTGTAAATCTATTTCATTTTGTCTGGATGAGAAATTGCTGCGGCATATCCTCAGCAATCTTCTTTCAAACGCTATAAAATACTCACCGGAAGGAAGTCCGGTTAAGCTTGAAATTGCCCAGCAAAAAAATGCAATCGTCTTTCAAATTGAAGACAAGGGAATAGGGATTCCCCTGAAAGATCGTCAGTGCTTATTTGAATCATTTCATCGAGCCGCGAATGTCGGCAACATCCCTGGAACAGGTTTAGGGTTAGCAATCGTTAAGAAGTGTGTGGAGCTTCACGGGGGTGAGATTACCGTTAAGAGTAAAGTAGGTGTGGGCACTAAATTTAAAGTGAGACTACCCCTGAAGAGTGCTGTAGAGTCAAGGTCTCCCCGCCCGTGCTGA
- a CDS encoding glutathione S-transferase family protein produces MLDLYQFELSHYSEKVRLLLDYKGLPYRKIEVTPGVGQVELFRMSGQRQVPVLKDGNRVIADSTAIAKYLDKQYPDRPLIPVDPKQKGLCLLIEAWADESIGFKSRKVLFGALSQNQNFRTSILPSNTPDALKTLVGAVPGEVLNLLGLGVGYGPDAVQSATEDLQQDLESLSLLLLESPYLVGDYPTLADFAVAGLSMLIKFPSGPYLDLPETLRGKGIPGLADRSAYETFFNWRDRLYADYRKPLSANTTAGATGSTPTSIEID; encoded by the coding sequence ATGCTGGATTTATACCAATTTGAGCTATCTCACTACTCTGAAAAAGTGCGACTGCTGCTGGATTATAAAGGTCTGCCCTACCGCAAAATTGAGGTGACGCCAGGAGTGGGACAGGTAGAATTGTTCAGGATGTCTGGTCAACGACAGGTACCTGTCCTGAAGGATGGCAATAGGGTAATTGCTGATTCGACAGCGATCGCTAAGTACCTCGACAAGCAATATCCCGACCGACCTCTGATTCCAGTTGACCCGAAACAAAAGGGACTGTGCTTACTCATCGAAGCCTGGGCAGATGAATCTATTGGTTTTAAAAGTCGTAAGGTGTTATTTGGGGCACTCAGCCAAAACCAGAACTTCCGCACCTCGATTTTACCCAGCAACACGCCAGATGCTCTCAAGACTCTCGTGGGGGCAGTGCCTGGTGAAGTGCTGAATCTCCTGGGTCTTGGCGTCGGATACGGCCCCGATGCCGTACAATCGGCGACAGAGGATCTTCAGCAAGACCTAGAAAGCCTATCCCTGCTACTACTGGAAAGCCCTTACTTAGTGGGTGACTATCCAACCTTGGCAGATTTTGCTGTCGCTGGGCTGAGTATGCTGATTAAATTCCCCTCTGGACCCTATCTTGATCTGCCCGAAACCCTTAGAGGCAAAGGAATCCCTGGTTTGGCTGACCGTAGCGCCTACGAGACATTTTTCAACTGGCGCGATCGCCTTTATGCGGATTATCGCAAACCCCTGAGTGCCAACACAACCGCTGGAGCCACTGGCTCAACGCCGACATCGATTGAGATAGATTAA
- a CDS encoding ATP-binding protein produces the protein MEMPLGSVIQGSLSQGLEVRLHPDISVEDMRVGKFLVVKGARSDFFCMLTDVSLGTSSQRIVANPPSPEDTFLQAVLAGSGTYGTINLTPMLMLTREATKSVGAYVVGAENPNSNGKSNGGTLGSFQLQSSADTEMELMPVKTIPSHFSQVYDATERDFRAVFGWEDDPTRCNFAIGQPLDMDVPVCLDLHRFVERSNGVFGKSGTGKSFLTRLLLSGIIRRQAAVNLIFDMHSEYGWEAVREGKHFSTVKGLRQLFPGQVQIYTLDPQSTKRRGVRDSQELYLSYDQIEVQDIMLVRNELGLSEAALDNANILHAEFGNSWIIQLLNMTNEEIQMFCEEKKGHKGSIMALQRKLMRLENLKYLRTTCPHNYVNQILQCLDAGQHVVIEFGSQSDMLSYMLVTNMITRRIHKAYVSKSELFLQTKNPIDRPQQLVITIEEAHRFLDSAIVQSTIFGTIAREMRKYFVTLLVVDQRPSGIDNEVMSQIGTRITALLNDDKDIDAIFTGVSGGMSLRSVLAKLDSKQQALILGHAVPMPVVVRTRPYDETFYREIGDTCWEEMPDDEVFAAAEAAKADIGF, from the coding sequence ATGGAAATGCCATTAGGGTCGGTGATTCAAGGCTCCCTCAGTCAGGGGCTAGAAGTAAGACTACATCCCGATATTTCTGTTGAAGATATGCGGGTTGGCAAATTTCTGGTAGTCAAAGGTGCCCGTTCAGACTTCTTCTGTATGCTCACCGACGTTTCGCTGGGCACCTCCAGCCAGCGAATTGTCGCCAATCCTCCCAGTCCTGAGGACACTTTTTTGCAAGCGGTTCTAGCAGGGAGTGGCACCTATGGCACCATCAATCTGACGCCGATGTTAATGCTGACACGAGAAGCAACGAAGTCAGTAGGCGCTTATGTGGTGGGTGCCGAAAATCCCAACTCCAACGGCAAATCCAACGGTGGAACTCTCGGATCATTTCAACTACAAAGTAGCGCTGATACTGAGATGGAGTTGATGCCCGTTAAGACAATTCCCAGTCACTTCAGCCAAGTTTATGATGCGACGGAACGTGATTTCCGCGCCGTCTTTGGCTGGGAAGATGACCCCACTCGGTGCAACTTCGCCATCGGTCAACCCTTAGATATGGATGTGCCCGTATGTCTAGATTTACACCGATTCGTGGAACGCAGCAACGGGGTCTTCGGGAAATCCGGCACTGGCAAATCCTTTCTCACCCGCCTACTCTTATCTGGCATCATCCGCAGGCAGGCAGCGGTCAATTTAATTTTTGATATGCACTCGGAATATGGCTGGGAAGCCGTCCGCGAAGGCAAACACTTCAGCACCGTCAAAGGCTTGCGGCAGCTATTCCCAGGACAGGTGCAAATTTACACCCTCGACCCCCAATCTACCAAGCGGCGGGGGGTACGGGACTCTCAGGAACTTTACCTCAGCTACGACCAAATTGAAGTCCAAGACATCATGCTGGTGCGGAATGAGTTAGGTCTTTCCGAAGCGGCTTTGGACAATGCCAATATTCTGCACGCCGAGTTTGGCAACTCCTGGATTATCCAACTGTTGAATATGACCAACGAGGAAATCCAGATGTTCTGCGAGGAGAAGAAGGGTCATAAGGGTTCAATTATGGCGTTGCAGCGCAAACTCATGCGCCTGGAAAATCTCAAATATCTGCGAACTACCTGTCCCCACAACTACGTCAATCAAATTTTGCAATGCCTCGATGCGGGTCAGCACGTGGTGATTGAGTTTGGTTCTCAGTCAGATATGCTCTCCTATATGCTGGTGACGAATATGATCACCCGCCGCATTCACAAAGCTTATGTGAGCAAGTCTGAATTGTTTTTGCAGACCAAAAACCCGATCGATCGTCCTCAGCAGCTAGTCATTACTATAGAAGAAGCCCACCGCTTCCTTGACTCCGCCATCGTGCAAAGTACCATTTTTGGTACGATTGCCCGCGAGATGCGAAAATACTTTGTCACCCTTCTGGTGGTAGATCAGCGTCCCTCTGGAATTGATAATGAGGTGATGTCCCAGATTGGAACCCGCATCACTGCTTTGCTAAACGATGACAAAGACATCGACGCCATTTTTACTGGCGTCTCTGGCGGAATGAGTCTGCGTTCCGTTCTGGCAAAGCTGGATTCCAAGCAACAAGCTTTAATTTTGGGTCACGCGGTTCCGATGCCCGTGGTGGTGCGGACTCGTCCTTACGATGAAACGTTTTACAGAGAAATTGGCGATACTTGCTGGGAAGAGATGCCAGACGACGAAGTGTTCGCTGCGGCTGAAGCGGCTAAAGCTGATATTGGGTTTTAA